Genomic DNA from Antennarius striatus isolate MH-2024 chromosome 16, ASM4005453v1, whole genome shotgun sequence:
CAATCGTGTTTCTGCCAGCAGGTTCTGCCAGCTCATCTCGGACGTCGAGCCAATCGGGCTGTCCGCTCCATGAAGCGCCGCCTTATGACGCCACGGCGACCAGGAAGGGGGAGGTGCTAAACGAGGGGAAGGTAGGACAGTCTCTTTAACACAAACAGCAACACTATCACAATCAAACTGCAGCATGATGACAACGTAGCTGAGTCACCACAATCCTCTCACTCACTCACGCACACAATATACGGttatacacaaaacacacacacacacacacacacacacgcacaccccaAGATGTCCCAGGGGTTTCTCTATCAGCTGGCCTCGTCTGTGCTGCGTGTCTTCGGATGCAGCCATGACACGGTGAGTGTGTGAATGGAAGACGTCCAGCTCAACCAGCAAATGACAAATgttgtgtttgagagagagagagaggagagagagagagagaggagagagagagagagagagagagagagagagagagagaggagagagagagagagagagagagagagagagagagagagagagtcttgCCCTCTGGTTTTTCTGCTACCTGCTCTCCATCGTTTGTCACTTTCAGTTGCAGCTTCCCTTCTTCCATTgcagtgattttcttttttctgcagacaattgtttttcagttgatggtgggaggtgtacTTCAGGCAAGCTTAACTGTAGCTCAgatatgtgtgcgtgcgtgtgtgtgtgtgtgtgtgttcacgtgcgCCGGGCAGTGTGCATATCGTGGGTGGACTAACTTGGAACATGCGTGTGCGGCGCGCTGGGCTTACATCATGTACAGTAGATCTTTATTCACtgtggagatgtgtgtgttgaacgTTGGTGCGGCctcgtgtgttcacgtctcgtTGTGTAATGACTTTAAGCTCGATGAAGGGGAAAGCATATTTAAATAGCAGGTGGTTGTGGTGGTCATGTGTGCGTTGCTTgcctacagtgtgtgtgtcatgtgtgcTGTCATGTCCTCAAGGCCATCTGTTAGCTGGAGTACCGTCGTCCTGATTGGAGGAATGACAGGAAGGAGCACCAATCAGCTTTGAGAGTCagtgtggaggaggtggaggaaaccaTAGAAGAAGACATTGAGGATGTGGACTTGAATCATAAATAAACATCAATTCATGCAGTTGATGGTTTGCAGCAGATTCAGATTGGGACTCTTGTCTCGTCTGCAGCCGCTTATCCAGGTCCGGGTCACGACCTTCTCcaaggtcaaagtcagctttattgtcaagtgtaccatatatgcacgacatacagcataggtgaaattgcagtcctctctgacccacggtcaacaggcagtccaactcaggcagtacaacaggcagtacaactcagacagtacaacaggcagtacaacaggcagtacaataggcagtacaacacaggcagtacaacacaggcagtgcaactcaggcagtacaacaggcagtaaaacttaggcagtacaacagacagtacaacacaggcagcacaactcaggcagtacaattcaggcagtacaacaggcagtacaacataggtagtacaacacaggcagtacaacacaggcagtacaacacaggcagtacaacacaggcagtacaactcaggcagtacaacaggcagtacaacacaggcagcacaacataggcagtacaacgggcagtataacaggcagtacaacaggcagtacaacgggcagtacaacaaacagtacagcacaaagtataagacTTAACACAAAGGGACGGTAAACATCTCTGTACAGGACAAATACACAGAGTGAcaagacacagtaaacacaaaaaGAACCGCTCTagctggagagagaggagctgctaTGTGTGCACGCACTGCCATCCCATTAGATCCAGGTCCACtagttgggcaaactcccatccTGCCTGCGGCACCTTCATATGAGTACAGAGATGGACCAGTGTTCCATGACCAGGGTGAAAACGTCTTTGTTCCTCCTGGATCTGAGCTTCAACTCACAGTTAAATTCTCCTCTCCGGGACCCTGGAGTAGACTTTCTCAGGGAGGCTGAGCAACGTGAATTGCAAATGCAAATTGCCCTAAACACCACAGTTCCTAGAATCATTAGGGTACTCAAGCCCCTCCATCTACTATTAGTTCTTATGTAGCCTCTTAACTTTTTCATAAGTTCTAAGCATCCATTCTTCTGTTCAATCTGGTGCAACTGGTTGCATCGTTAAACTTTCAATGAGAAAATCAAGTGATGCGTCActcatcatgtgatcatcatgccTCTTGTAAAACTGCTTTCTCCACAGTAATGACTGAAGTAACTATAACAGAAAATGTCCAGAGAAAACACCTTTTGGAATTCTCACAAGTTCAGGGCGTTTAAAGTTGCTAGTTAATATTTTTTCACCTCGACATGAACAACGTAAGGAGCAAAATAAAGTAACATATGCCTTTTGGTCCCGTCTGTCCATCATATGGACAATTACCCATAAGTCAAAAAGTGTGCAGTGTTCTTTCACCAAACGTCATATACACATCATCCCCCTGCTGCAGCAGTGCCTGTGaaattttgatcattttaaagataaatttaatttaatttaaagataaacataatttttttatgcaACTATAAccacaattaaaaatgttatcCATTGTCAGTAAATACAGTTCATCACTTCATCTATAAGTGAGACTTTAGACTCCAACACAAGAAGCTCAACCCATATtgcaacagcaaccagaaacaCTGGTGAGGTCACTGGACCTGTTCTCACCTGAGGTGAACCCATGCAGAAGGAAAGAGCCCGTTGAGCACGTTTCCTAACTCTTCTTAAAGAGCAGGTGATGGAATACAATCATCAGCCAGTCTCAACGTCTTGCATGTTGCTAGCATCAAACTCCGAATGAGTATTTATTAGTAAAGAAATCAATTTTatctcattaaatatttttgtactgTACCAGTTTCCAAATTTTTTTGGCCCTGTTTGGCCCCCCTCTGCGAGAGAACTGTAGCGGCGCAGACCCGGAGCCAGTGACAGCATGCCCCATGTCTTCTCTCCCGTAGAGCTCAGAGGCCGTTGTCCAATGGCTGAACGACTTTCAGCTGCAGGTCTACGTTCCAAACTTCCTTGGCGCTGGGTATGACTTGCCCACCATTAGCCGAATGACCCCGGAGGTAAGGCAACtgaaccctgaccccccccacccgaaCCCCAGAGAGGTCACAAGCACCTCCAAGGACCACAATGGAAACAAGTCTGCATGACTTTAATTTGTGGTGTCCTTGATGTTTCCAAATGCATGTATATAATTTCCTTAAAATATTCTCACGAAGGACTGAATTAAACCAAAGTGATCTTTCCCTGCCTCCCAAACCCCCGAGTCAGCCTGTTGCCTCGCCGTTGATCTGGTCTGATACACTtcaaatcagtttaaaaaaggttctggatccaaaaaaaatgcataatGCAGTTTGTACAAATATAGAGTTAGGTTTTAggttattttgcatttttataatcataaaaaatgtgttatattttatAAGGTGTCACCCATCTATTGATTCATAGACAATACAACAACACAGGCTATAATTGTTGAAGTTTATGGATTAACAcatcaaaataaatcttttattttgaagaagtaaaattgtttttcataataaaatacaattactATTACTATGATACCACTCTGTTAAGCTAAACTACTGTAGCTTCTTGTTTACTGTACAGGTACCTAATTTCTCTGgtaaaaactaacaaacaaactacATTTCCTGAAATTATTCCCGTGGAAGCGTTATGTTTCTAATAAattttataatataattttcttCTTTATCATTTGATCAAATTGAAGCTTAAATATTTATGTCCAATAAACTTGGTTTATTGGACATAAATATTTTGATCTCATACAAGCAGAACTAAATGAATGCTGCGTGACGTAAGTTAAACATCCGTCTAAATGGCTGTGATTTGAGTCCCTTGGTGACAGCATGACTCACAATGACGCAAATGTTACCCAAACAACTAGCTCAGATGCTCCTGTGGGTGACATTACCCGTCTCCGTCTCCTTGTTGGCTTCCGCTTTAACTGCTCAGATAGTTACTGgacaaatgcaataaaaaaaaaattgaattgcaTTATAGGAAAGGTATGATCTGTTGTTGTATTACACAAACTCACAGCTAAAAATAAGGAAATGCATAcctggcttttattttgacccCTTGTCCGTGTGATTGTCCATTACTGTAGAGATTAGTGATGACGTCACACGATTGGTCCGGCCTGGTGTTGGGGTATCCGTATTTGCTGTCgcactttcaaaataagatgtCAACAACTGTTTGCTGCTGAGTAATAGAGGGGAACCTCGACCATACAGCTTTGGTTATATCCAGTTAAAAGACAgagggggatttttttttttttttaaacataaaaaaatcaatcaacagTTCTAATTCTTTTTTAGTTTATTGGTCGGCCATTTTAGCCTAGTTTCAGAATaattgaacattcatatttaccaacctaaaaagacatgaaacatttaattttctgtgccagcCACGacgtggaagatgaagatgatgaagatggtctaATCGGACTTCAGGACAGAtaacatggcaagaggatttagcgTAATGCTAAAAATCTGTAATAAGTAACATAAACACTCCATAGACtcagatttcattcattcatttcattctagTTACATGTTTGAATGGACTCTTCATACAAAAATTATGATTATTGGTTCACTCCCACACTGATGGAAGGTTGGGTGAAGGCTAGATTTACAGATACAGAAGTTCTTTCTTTGTATATAACCGATTCTGAGGAGCAGTGGTCGACCACTATGAATGTCAGGTTTTAGTTTACTGAAGAATATCtccacatttaaacaaaatgaaatttaattttagaGTCCTGGATGTCTATATTCTAAATGACTGACACTGACTCCTTAACAACCTTTAAATAACTCCCATATACAGTAAGTgcaaatgattttctttttgcattacAATGAGATCATCAAAAGTTGGAGCTAAAATGGCTCTAAACTCGTAAATGAAAACTCCTCAGTAACACAACAAATGCTTTATACATACAAATAATTTATATCATCCATAAATTATTTGTGTACTCCATGTAGATGTACACTGTAGTGTTGTGCATGCAGAGCTGTGCAGGGCTTTGCGATGCCATGGAATCCAGGTCCCTCTAGGTTTGTGTCACATCTGCACACATTTAATGGATTGCACCACcggcacatgtgtgtgtgtgtgtgtgtgtgtgtgtgcgtgcgtgcgtgtgtgtgtgtgtgtgcatgtgtgtgattgttttctACCTTATGTTACCACAGAATCACACAGAAATCACTAACAGTACACTGATAACGACTGGATGTACCgtctttgttcaaaacgttacTTAAATTTCCAAATATTcatcactttttatttcttcattctgtTAATATTGAATTCAGATTGTAACATTAGAAGAAATAAGACGTTATTCAAAGGATCTTTTCAgagtttcttttttctgcttttgttttccttctttgtcaTGATTTCCAGACATTTCTGCTCCATTCTTATCCACTTACAGACCCTCATCAGCTGGAAGTCGTCTGTTTGTGTTGCTCCTTTTTCTCTGTGTATTTGTATGAATGTGTGATTGGAACTGCTGGAGTCTTTTTAGTGTCTCTCTGTGGAGGAAAATCCCTATTGCCACTACAGTGTccgactggtgtgtgtgtgtgtgttttcttgtgtgtgaAGGATCTGACCGCCATTGGGATAACCAAACCAGGTCACAGAAAGAAGATGACGACAGAGATTAACAAGCTGAGTGTGACCGAGTGGCTGCCTGACCAGAAACCTGTGAGTAAAATTCAACTCTCATCTCAACACCAGGACCAGTTAGATGCCAAATAATCTACCAGCATCGTTTTTTTCTAGCATGGTGAAAAGTGTTTCTGGTGTTCCTATAGGCCAATCTGGGAGAGTGGCTGTCTGCTATTGGTCTAAGCCAGTACCATCAGGTCTTAGTGCAGAATGGCTATGAGAATATTGAGTTCATTACCGACATCACCTGGGAGGACCTGCAGGAAATAGGCATCATCAAACTGGGTAAGACATTCAGACAGACTTTGAATGCATTGTTGCAATCAtgtaataatagtaaaatagCTGCAGTAAGTAATGCTATCAAgtcagtgaaataaatgtgtaaagGTTGATTTTCCCCTCAACTATTGGTGGATTTGATCagtgaaaactttttttagcTAATTTGAGCCTTTGcaccattttttcccccaaaatggagcaataataaaatgtttttaatataaacagagtttattttacctcaagaaagtagtgcatccctgggatgcgcttcaagaaaaatttgtgcatcccaacgtgacgtttatgcatcccaaaagtaataacagaatatacgttAGAAgcatacgcaaggattgagtttggtcagtagtacaatataaacactgttcattttaatgtatttattaataacatcgtaactgtttaagtaaaaagaaaaaaaagtaaaattatatattcattatagcaaaattttaaatgctggtagtcatttaaaaaataacagttttagaaataaagaaagatgtacaTAATGTGTAAGATGTACATATACgtaataccttttttttttttttacttttaataagGCAAACAAGAACACTATATAAATATTTGAATGGACTTCTATTACAGCGCTATACATCTCCTCTGTTAACATTTAGGTCACCAGAAGAAGCTAATGCTAGCGGTGAAGCGATTAGCTGAAATGCAGCGCAGTACCGAGGGGCGGGGCTCCCTCAGAAAGAAGCCCCCGCcaatcacacagcagcaggaagtcacGTCAATGGATAGCCCTCCCCCAGACGGTAAGCTAATGCATTTACTTCTACCTGTGTGTCGGTACAGTTGTGCCCCCTTCAgtttaatattcattttaagGTCGTCTTCCCCCTGCAGACGTCACGTCTCCAAAGATGAGCACCTTCCAGGACAGCGAGTTGAGCACCGAGCTGCAGAGCGCCATGATTCAGCCGGGGCAGGAGGTCAGCAAAGTTCAACGAACACGCAGCCTGAATAAGGAGCGTGatgaggtgatgacatcatcaggaggaggaggaggagtagctGGGCCCCCCAAGAAGGAGGCCCGGACTATGAGGCAGCAGAGCAGCCAGGGCTCCCACAGGAGCAGCGTCTCCGCTCAAGGCAAACATCGccactcccactcccactcccaGCCTGCACCCCCCtacacaccccctcacaccccgaCCAAAACCAGaacctcatcttcctcctccacctcctccgccCAGAGCACAGCTTCCCCTCAGGCGAAGCGTAAACCGTCCCCCCAGTTCATGCAGGGGGAGCGACCTCAGTCGCCACGGTCCCACCCCCCTCAGTCTCCAACTCACCGCGGCGCTCCGTGTGCCCAACCTCCGCCACAGCAACAAccccagcagcaacagcagggGCAACCTCAGCACCACCCGCCGGCCCAGGGGGTGGAGACAAAGGAGGGCCAGCATCAGCAGGTCCCCCTCCTCCGTCTCCCCCCGGAGGCGGAGCTGGCCGACGAAGAGGGGGTGGAGCCTGCGGCGCTCCAGAAGAAACGCTCCCACACCCTCAACAGGTACGCCGTCTCAGACAGCGAGTGTGACGAGAAggcgggtggaggaggagaacaggaaccagGAGGGCAGATCTCCGTCAGGGGGGACGGGGGTAAATACGCCACTGTTGCCCATGGGGTGGGCAGGAGCCACTCCGTCCGTAACCAGGACAAGAGCGTCAGCCGTAACCACACGCAGTCCTTCGCTCTGCGCCAGAAGAAAAAAGGTCCGCCCCCGCCTCCGCCCAAACGATCTAGCTCCGCCATCTCCACCTCCAACTCCAACCTGACGGACGCCAACacacacccgcacacacacacccccaacaccacGGGGGGGCTGCTGGACGTCCCTTACCACCAACAGAGGCGTGCCAGCGACCTGGGGGTGTCTGCGGAGACGGCGAACGTGGAGACAAGCAGCGTGGGTAATGTGAGGAGCATCGCCGCCATGTTGGAGATGTCATCTatagggggcggagccaaaggCATAGCTCTGCAAAAGAACTTCCTGCAGGTATGGTGACGTCTGCTTCTCTGAAATGTAGAATATatgcaaataaaacacacatttatggaGTTCCACCAACCAATCACAGGTGGGGAAACAACGTGACGCCATCGGTCTGGACGGCGAGGTGGTGAACCGACGGCGGACCATCAGCGGCCCCGTCACGGAGCTGGTGGCGGCTGCCATGCGTGAACAGTCGACTCCCTCTGGCCTACTTCCTTCCGCTCTTCCACCTGAAAGCTCCCCTCCCCTGGTAAATTCCTCCCCAACCaaccctccttcctccccccaccccagctCAGGGGGGAGCGGTAGTTCGTCCGAGAACCTGCCCTTCGCAGAGGAAGGAAGTCTGACCATTCGGCGTCAGGGAcgagcagaaggagaaggacaGGTAACTATCTATATACATGtttgtctgtatgtatgtatgtatgtatgtatgtatctatctatctatctatctatctatctatctatctatctatctatctatctatctatctatctatctatctatctatctatctacctacctacctacctacctacctacctacctacctacctacctacctacctacctacctacctacctacctacctatctatctatctacctacctacctacctacctacctacctacctacctacctacctacctacctatctatctatctatctatctatctaatctgtCTACCTCCCTACCTATCGTGCTAACATAGTCAGCATCTGTTCTCTAAGCTCTATTTGTTCTGTTCTTTATATTTATGTCTATTCATTGATGCTTTTGACTGTTTGTGCAACAATAACCTCTTGTCATGAATGTATGAATTTTCCGTtagtgtgtattttgtgtttgtctgcagggtGACGAAGAGGGTCCCCGGGCAGATGGTGTCTACTCACAAGAGGACATCTGTAGGATCGAAGCATCGTCAACCTTGAAGCGACGGCCCCGCAGCTCCAAGCCCCACCCCAACGGCTCAGACTTCACCCTCCAGGAGTCGTCCACAGTTAAACGACGTCCCAAGAGCCGCGACAAGGAGCCCGAGGGCTTTGCCAGCATGGCTGCAGCTAACGGAGAGCCTGTAGGTACCGGGCAGCCCCACACCATACAGCCAGTACCCTTCCAAAATGGTACGGCCACCATGAAACGCCGCCCGGTGTCGGACACTGGAGTGACTGAGCAGCCTCAACCACtgccccaaccccaaccccaaccccagccTCAGTCACAGGTGGGCACTGCTCCTCGGAGAAACAGTGCGGACCAAGGAGCCCCAATGAGCATTGAAGGAGGTCCGGTGAGAAAGCCAAAGCCTCCGGTCTCCCCAAAACCTATAGTGGCACAAATAAAGAGACAGGGAGGTCCACCAACCCCCACACACCCTGCCCCCAACAAGAAAGTCCCACTACCTGGCCCTGGAACCCCCGGAAGCCCAGGTACTTGTATAAGGACATATTTATGTTGGGTTTGGGGATGGATGGGTGTTTTAAGTCTTGTGATTATAGCCATTCATAAAGGTGCCTAGGAAAGGCTGATGTCCTAAATCACCTTGAAAGATAATGAATTGTGCAAAACAGTAGAAGGAAACCGACACAGGAGACCCAAAGAAAGAGTCACAAAGGTGTGATTTAGATGCCGTTTGACAAGCCTTTGTTTGAGGTAACCTAATCCTGCGTCAGCACGCAGGAAACAGGCCTTTGTTTTGAGCACCAAACGACTCAACTTCTGACCTGTGAGAAGACAGACTGTATTAGTAGTGGTGCAGCTCATCAGTCCCTGACTCAGCACACTGACAGCAGGGAAATGAAGCCGCATTATGGGTACAACCAATgttacatttaatgttttttattgcttttattgggtttggacatgtccagaggagagacagtgaatatattggtagaaggatgctgagttttgaactgccaggcaggaggcctagaggaagaccaaagaggtttatggatgtagtgaaagaggacatgaaggtagttggtgtgagagaagaggatgcagaagacagggttagatggaggccactgattcgctgtggcgacccctgaagggaaattgtTGATTTCAAAAAACACCCCCATGCTTGACTGTAGTTCCATCCTGAGATGATAATCCAGACTAACTTATTTCTTCCCTCCTCGTTTCTCTAGTGGAAGGAAAGAAGATTCCTCCACCTGTCTCACCCAAACCCATGCCCCCACCCACGGCCCCCAAGCCATCCAAGCTCATCCACTCCATGaccagccccccctccccaaccacAGTCCCTGCTACAAACAAGCCACACGCTGCTGTGTCCCGACAGACCAGCTCACCCCCAACCTTCCCCCCATCCAGCATCCCCAGCCCACCGAACGCCAAGCCCCTGAGCCCATCTCCCCAgagcccccacaccccccagacCCCAACTACACCGCAGACACCCCAGACTCCTGCAACTCCCAGTCCGACCCCGGCACCCGTCAAGCCCCCTCGCTCTTCCATTGGGGGTGTGTCAGTGGACAGCGGGATGACGGGGGGCGGAGTCACAACTCCGGGCCCCCCAACAGTGGACTCCAGTGTGGATTTACTGGTGCATCAGAAGCTGGAGGAGACGAGTGCGTCGCTGGCCGCGGCTCTACAGGCTGTGGAGGACAAGATACTGCGACAGGAGgagtgaggacacacacacacacacacacacacacacacacacacacacacacacacagtgaaaataCATTATCAGCTGtttacaaaatcaaatcaaacaataGCTGCTAACGTTTAGCTGCTAACAGGACACACGTCCAGACACCAGATTCCTGAGGGGTCTTAGAACATTCCTCACCGACAGACACCTACAGGTTTACCTGCTGGAGACACCTTCTCCAGGTCCCACCAGAGATGTTCTGTGGATTTGATCAGGTGACTGTGACGGCTTCTAGATGATCCAGGAGTTACTGAAGGTTTTTTCCAGGAGGTTGACAGCTGGGCGTCCAGAGACTTGATGTTTGGCCTTGACAGAAATAGACGTCTGGCTGTTTTGCTGAAATAACTCCGTACAGGATGATATTTGGGGTTAGAGACTTCAGTAGTAAGGAGTAAGGAGGactagtactagtagtaatagtagtagtactaatagtagtagtagcagtaatagcagtagtagtagttatagtagtaatagtagtaatagtagtagtggtagtagtagtagtgatagtagtaatggtagtaatagtagtaatagaagtagaagtaatagtagtagtggtagtagcagtaataattgtagtagtagtagtgataGTAGTAATGTTAGTTATAGTAGTACTGTATAGTAATAgcagcagtaatagtagtagtaacagtagtacagtcttagtaatagtagtagtgcagtaatagtagtagtagtaaaaaTAGTAgtgcagtagtagtactagtaatagtagtagaagTAATAGAAGTAATAgcagcagtaatagtagtagcagtagtacagtagtagtattagtaatagtaaagtaatagtaatagtacagtAATAGCATTAGTAGtcatagcagtagtagtaatagtagtagtagtagtacagtagtagtggtaatagtagtaaagtagtagtagtaatagtagtacatTAGTAGTAGGATTAATAGTAGTacattagtagtagtaatagcagtacagtagtagtagtagtaatagtagtacagtagtaatagtagttcagtagtacagtagtaatagtagtaacagtagtgcagtagtagtagtagtagtagtagtagtagtacaatagtagtagtaatagtagtacagtagcagtaatagtagtgcaatagtagtaatagtggtagtagtaataatagtgcagtagtagtagtagtaatagtagtacagtagtagtagtagtagtaatagtagtgcagtagcagtagtaatagtagtagtagtaatagtagtagtagtattagtagtaatagtagtagtagtagtattagtagtagtagtacagtagtagtagtaatagtagtacagtagtagtaatggtagtgcagtagtagtagtaatagtagtagtagtagtaatagtagtagtagtaattgtagtacagtagtagtaatagtagtagtagtagtagtaatagtagtagtagtaatagtagtacagtagtagtattagtaatagtagtagtaatagtagtggtagtagtagtagtagtacagtagtagtagtaatagtagtacagtagtagtaatagtagtgcagtagtagtagtaatagtagtagtactaatagtagtagtagtaatagtagtaatagtagtagtagtaatagtagtagtagtagtagtagtacagtagtagtagtagtacagtagtagtaatagtacagtagtagtagtagtacagtagtagtagtaatagtagtacagtagtagtagtagtaatagtagtagtagtaatagtaggagtagtaatagtagtacagtagtagtaatagtagtgcagcagtagtagtagtaatagtaatagtagtagtagtaatagtagtagtagtaatagtagtagtagtaatagtaatagtagtagtagtaatagtagtaggagtaatagtagtagtagtagtaatagtagtagtagtagtaatagtagtagtagtaatagtagtagtagtagtagtagtaatagtagtagtagtaatagtagtagtagtaatagtagtagtatttgACTGTTGTTGCCAGCAGCTGTTGAATCCAGTGAACCTATCAGGCCATAAGAGGTGGAGCTTGCAGCTGTCGATTTTAGTCAACATTTGGGGCATTGGTGCCGCCGGCtttacccatgatgcacctgGTCTTTCCTCCAGCATAAACCACTCTCGTTCCTGTGACACAGCTGTGAAGTTTTCTCCTCCATCTGGTTTATCCTCCATCTGTGTTCTCTCCGTCCAGCTCTGTGGCCGAGCAGAAGACGACCGTCAGCATCCTCGACGACATCGGCAGCATGTTCGACGACCTGGCCGACCAGCTGGACGCCA
This window encodes:
- the caskin1 gene encoding caskin-1 isoform X7, with protein sequence MRPLHYAAWQGKAEPMKMLLKSGSSVNGQSDEGQIPLHLAAQHGHYDVSEMLLQHQSNPCIVDNAGKTPLDLACEFGRVGVVQLLLSSNMCAALLEPKKGDTSDPNGTSPLHLAAKNGHIDIIRLLIQAGIDINRQTKAGTALHEAALCGKTEAVRLLLESGINATVRNTYSQTALDIVYQFTATQASREIKQLLRDASAALQVRALKDYCNNYDLTSLNIKAGDVITVLEQHPDGRWKGCIHDNRTGNDRVGYFPSTMVEVISKRTGLASTVICTQQFQKIPLVPPATVAPANAVVNGNDTTFHQIHILPPPPPPPPPHSHQPLLPLFTSFGYNKSPVTTPQGDTPTAPGCRGSEASPHSSPTPSSGPHGGSNEEIWVLRKPVAGGDRSSVGSSGSVTSVRSSGSGQSAGSAAHILHAQAEGVKLLATVLSQSTKAKEHLLEQSKSVDQNTGSASSSRTSSQSGCPLHEAPPYDATATRKGEVLNEGKSSEAVVQWLNDFQLQVYVPNFLGAGYDLPTISRMTPEDLTAIGITKPGHRKKMTTEINKLSVTEWLPDQKPANLGEWLSAIGLSQYHQVLVQNGYENIEFITDITWEDLQEIGIIKLGHQKKLMLAVKRLAEMQRSTEGRGSLRKKPPPITQQQEVTSMDSPPPDDVTSPKMSTFQDSELSTELQSAMIQPGQEVSKVQRTRSLNKERDEVMTSSGGGGGVAGPPKKEARTMRQQSSQGSHRSSVSAQGKHRHSHSHSQPAPPYTPPHTPTKTRTSSSSSTSSAQSTASPQAKRKPSPQFMQGERPQSPRSHPPQSPTHRGAPCAQPPPQQQPQQQQQGQPQHHPPAQGVETKEGQHQQVPLLRLPPEAELADEEGVEPAALQKKRSHTLNRYAVSDSECDEKAGGGGEQEPGGQISVRGDGGKYATVAHGVGRSHSVRNQDKSVSRNHTQSFALRQKKKGPPPPPPKRSSSAISTSNSNLTDANTHPHTHTPNTTGGLLDVPYHQQRRASDLGVSAETANVETSSVGNVRSIAAMLEMSSIGGGAKGIALQKNFLQVGKQRDAIGLDGEVVNRRRTISGPVTELVAAAMREQSTPSGLLPSALPPESSPPLVNSSPTNPPSSPHPSSGGSGSSSENLPFAEEGSLTIRRQGRAEGEGQCVFCVCLQGDEEGPRADGVYSQEDICRIEASSTLKRRPRSSKPHPNGSDFTLQESSTVKRRPKSRDKEPEGFASMAAANGEPVGTGQPHTIQPVPFQNGTATMKRRPVSDTGVTEQPQPLPQPQPQPQPQSQVGTAPRRNSADQGAPMSIEGGPVRKPKPPVSPKPIVAQIKRQGGPPTPTHPAPNKKVPLPGPGTPGSPVEGKKIPPPVSPKPMPPPTAPKPSKLIHSMTSPPSPTTVPATNKPHAAVSRQTSSPPTFPPSSIPSPPNAKPLSPSPQSPHTPQTPTTPQTPQTPATPSPTPAPVKPPRSSIGGVSVDSGMTGGGVTTPGPPTVDSSVDLLVHQKLEETSASLAAALQAVEDKILRQEDSVAEQKTTVSILDDIGSMFDDLADQLDAMLE